In one window of Oryza sativa Japonica Group chromosome 9, ASM3414082v1 DNA:
- the LOC107278846 gene encoding probable LRR receptor-like serine/threonine-protein kinase At1g51810, protein MALLLFFAAFALSAATHAVGQPAGFLSIDCGLEANYSGYTDTIHGIFYVSDGSYVDAGENHGVAADQESGRIRPDLTVRSFPSGVRNCYALPTNAGNKYLVRVVAFYGNYDGKNSSSSLQFDLHLGSNYWDTVQAGSTKQVYEALFVAWASWAPVCLINTGQGTPFVSSVELRMLGSELYPHVMTNQSMRLHFRDILGPTTVSRSVAR, encoded by the exons ATGGCGCTCTTGCTTTTCTTCGCTGCATTCGCGTTATCCGCTGCAACTCATGCCGTCGGCCAGCCAG CTGGTTTCCTGAGCATTGACTGTGGCCTAGAGGCAAACTACAGCGGCTACACGGACACCATCCACGGCATCTTCTACGTCTCCGACGGCTCGTACGTTGACGCCGGGGAGAACCACGGGGTGGCTGCTGACCAAGAGAGCGGCCGTATACGCCCTGACTTGACCGTCCGGAGCTTCCCCTCTGGCGTGCGCAACTGCTACGCGCTTCCCACGAACGCCGGGAACAAGTACCTGGTCCGGGTGGTGGCCTTCTACGGCAACTACGACGGCAAGAACAGCTCATCGTCGTTGCAGTTCGACCTGCACCTCGGGTCAAACTACTGGGACACCGTGCAGGCCGGTAGTACTAAGCAAGTGTACGAGGCATTGTTCGTGGCGTGGGCCAGCTGGGCGCCGGTGTGCCTCATCAACACCGGTCAAGGTACACCGTTCGTGTCATCGGTGGAGCTGAGGATGTTAGGCAGCGAGCTCTACCCGCATGTTATGACCAACCAATCCATGCGCCTACATTTCCGGGACATTTTGGGGCCAACAACCGTTTCCAGATCTGTTGCTCG ctAG